One genomic region from Thermoleptolyngbya sichuanensis A183 encodes:
- a CDS encoding S9 family peptidase: MSRFSSREALTTLQPPIAEKRPQVLTAHGDERVDDYYWMRDRDDPAVMAYLEAENAYTEAVMQPTTDLQTKLYDEILGRIQETDLSVPYRKGDYYYYSRTEEGKAYSIFCRKKGSLDAPEEVLLDENLLAEGHEYFDLGVLQVSPDHRLLAYSIDTNGAELFTLYFLDLATRELYAESIPDTYYSFVWGNDSRTVFYTQVDAAHRPHKLFRHTLGTPIDQDVLVFHEPDDAYHLGIGKTASEAYLLLSLNSKVTSEVHFLDANNPTGEFKLIQARSPGVEYYVEHHGEYFYITTNQDAINFQLLRAPVSRPSRENWETVIPHRETVMITGVSAFARHLVIYERQGGLETVRVRHMPSGDEHYITFPEPTYEIGEGANPEYDTNTLRFNYTSLVTPWSVFDYDLETRDRELKKETPVLGGYDKTQYVSQRLEAIAPDGTPIPLSLVYRKDLQPTEPHPLLLTGYGSYGYSYPDSFSSTRLSLLDRGVVMAIAHIRGGAELGRKWYEDGKFLNKKNTFTDFIACAEHLIDRGWTSPQHLAITGGSAGGLLVGAVVNLRPDLFRVAIADVPFVDVVTTILDPSLPLSVMEWEEWGNPNDPAFYHYMKSYSPYDNVTAQDYPAMLVTAGLNDPRVSYWEPAKWTAKLRALKTDSNVLLLKTNMGAGHSGASGRYERIKEAAFEYAFLLWQWGLA, encoded by the coding sequence ATGAGCCGATTTTCTTCCCGTGAAGCCCTTACGACCCTCCAGCCCCCAATTGCTGAAAAACGCCCCCAAGTGCTGACAGCACACGGCGATGAGCGGGTCGATGACTATTACTGGATGCGCGATCGGGATGATCCGGCCGTGATGGCATACCTGGAGGCGGAGAACGCCTACACCGAAGCCGTCATGCAGCCCACCACCGACTTGCAGACCAAGCTGTATGACGAGATTCTGGGGCGAATTCAGGAAACGGACTTATCAGTGCCCTATCGCAAGGGCGATTATTACTACTACAGCCGCACCGAGGAAGGGAAAGCCTACTCTATTTTTTGTCGCAAAAAGGGCAGCCTGGACGCGCCGGAAGAGGTGCTGCTGGATGAGAATTTGCTGGCAGAGGGGCACGAATATTTCGACTTGGGCGTGTTGCAGGTTAGCCCCGACCATCGGCTGCTGGCCTATTCCATCGACACGAACGGCGCGGAATTGTTCACGCTATATTTTCTGGATTTGGCAACCCGCGAACTATATGCCGAGTCGATTCCCGATACCTACTATTCGTTTGTCTGGGGCAACGACAGCCGCACCGTGTTCTACACTCAGGTAGACGCAGCACATCGCCCGCACAAGCTATTTCGCCATACTCTGGGCACACCCATAGACCAGGATGTGCTGGTGTTTCATGAACCCGATGATGCCTACCATTTGGGCATTGGCAAGACGGCGAGTGAAGCCTATTTGCTGCTCAGTTTGAATAGCAAAGTGACTTCTGAAGTTCACTTCTTGGATGCCAATAATCCAACGGGCGAGTTCAAGCTAATTCAAGCGCGATCGCCCGGTGTGGAATACTACGTGGAACACCACGGCGAATACTTCTACATCACCACCAATCAGGACGCGATCAACTTCCAACTCCTGCGGGCCCCCGTCAGCCGTCCCAGTCGAGAGAACTGGGAAACCGTGATTCCCCACCGCGAAACGGTCATGATCACCGGGGTCAGCGCCTTTGCGCGACATCTGGTGATTTACGAGCGGCAGGGCGGGCTAGAGACGGTGCGCGTGCGCCACATGCCCAGCGGCGACGAGCATTACATCACCTTTCCAGAGCCGACCTACGAAATTGGCGAGGGCGCAAATCCGGAGTACGATACCAATACGCTGCGGTTTAACTACACCTCGCTGGTCACGCCCTGGTCGGTGTTTGACTATGACCTGGAGACGCGCGATCGCGAGTTGAAAAAAGAAACTCCCGTGCTGGGTGGCTATGACAAGACCCAGTACGTCAGCCAGCGGCTAGAGGCGATCGCCCCCGACGGCACGCCGATTCCGCTGTCGCTGGTCTATCGCAAAGACCTCCAGCCGACGGAGCCACACCCGCTGCTGCTGACGGGCTACGGTTCCTACGGCTATAGCTACCCCGACTCGTTTTCTTCTACCCGGCTTTCCCTGCTCGACCGGGGCGTAGTGATGGCGATCGCCCACATCCGGGGCGGGGCCGAACTGGGGCGCAAGTGGTACGAAGACGGCAAGTTCTTGAATAAGAAAAACACCTTTACCGACTTCATTGCCTGCGCCGAGCATTTGATCGACCGGGGCTGGACTTCGCCGCAGCACCTAGCGATTACGGGCGGCAGCGCGGGGGGGCTGCTGGTGGGCGCGGTGGTAAACCTGCGGCCGGATCTGTTTCGAGTGGCGATCGCCGATGTGCCCTTTGTGGACGTGGTGACGACGATCCTCGACCCGTCGCTGCCCCTGTCGGTGATGGAATGGGAAGAATGGGGCAACCCCAACGACCCCGCCTTTTATCACTACATGAAGTCCTACTCGCCCTACGACAACGTGACCGCCCAGGACTATCCCGCTATGCTGGTCACCGCCGGCCTCAACGACCCCCGTGTCTCCTACTGGGAACCTGCCAAATGGACAGCCAAGCTCCGCGCCCTCAAGACCGACTCAAACGTGCTGCTGTTAAAAACCAACATGGGCGCAGGCCACAGCGGCGCATCCGGCCGCTACGAGCGCATCAAAGAAGCTGCGTTTGAGTATGCCTTTTTGCTCTGGCAATGGGGGCTGGCGTAG
- the nagB gene encoding glucosamine-6-phosphate deaminase: MRLILCPTAVEVAEWAAQYVLRRITDFAPTSDRPFVLGLPAGSTPLKLYARLIELYQQGKISFQHVVTFNMDEYVGLPQNHPQSYHTYMHQNFLKHIDIPAQNVHIPNGNAPDLAAECAAYEDKMKSFGGVNLFIGGVGEDGHIAFNEPGTSLVSRTHLQALGDRTRQVNARFFDDPSQVPTHALTVGVGTILAAQEVMILAQGAAKAQAVHHAVEGCINHLWTISALQLHPNALLVCDEDATLELKVKTVRGLGERG, translated from the coding sequence ATGCGTCTAATCCTGTGCCCGACTGCCGTTGAGGTGGCTGAGTGGGCTGCCCAATACGTTCTGCGGCGCATCACCGATTTTGCCCCAACGAGCGATCGCCCGTTTGTCCTTGGATTGCCCGCAGGCAGCACCCCGCTCAAGCTATACGCCCGTCTGATCGAGTTATATCAGCAGGGAAAAATCAGCTTCCAACATGTCGTCACCTTCAATATGGACGAGTATGTTGGGCTGCCCCAAAATCACCCGCAAAGCTATCACACCTACATGCATCAAAACTTCCTGAAGCACATCGACATTCCTGCCCAAAATGTCCATATTCCCAATGGCAATGCGCCCGATTTGGCCGCAGAATGTGCCGCCTACGAAGATAAAATGAAGTCCTTCGGCGGCGTGAATCTATTTATCGGGGGGGTCGGCGAAGACGGCCACATCGCGTTCAACGAACCGGGCACGTCCCTCGTCTCTCGCACGCACCTGCAAGCCTTGGGCGATCGCACGCGCCAGGTCAACGCCCGCTTTTTTGACGACCCCAGCCAAGTGCCCACCCACGCCCTCACCGTTGGCGTTGGTACAATTCTCGCTGCCCAGGAAGTCATGATCCTGGCCCAAGGCGCTGCCAAAGCCCAGGCCGTCCACCACGCTGTCGAAGGCTGTATCAATCACCTGTGGACGATTTCCGCCCTGCAACTGCACCCCAATGCCCTGCTCGTGTGCGACGAAGACGCGACGCTGGAACTGAAGGTTAAAACGGTGAGGGGGTTAGGGGAGCGAGGTTAG
- a CDS encoding methyltransferase domain-containing protein — MPKTLQQQIQTFYDASSGLWEQVWGEHMHHGYYGPAGTERKERRQAQIDLIEELLHWGGVSKATAILDVGCGIGGSSLYLAEKFGAAATGITLSPVQARRATERAAAAGLGDRTQFQVADALKMPFADGRFDLVWSMESGEHMPDKLQFLKECHRVLKPGGTFLMATWCHRPINESPLTQEEQAHLEKIYRVYRLPYVISLAEYEAIAHNLGYQNLRTADWSPAVAPFWDEVVRSAISPAAVVGLLRAGWGTMQAALSMGLMQSGYRRGLVRFGVLAGVKE, encoded by the coding sequence ATGCCAAAAACTCTACAGCAGCAAATTCAGACTTTTTATGATGCCTCGTCGGGGCTATGGGAACAGGTGTGGGGCGAGCATATGCACCACGGGTATTATGGGCCCGCAGGCACCGAGCGCAAAGAGCGGCGGCAGGCCCAAATCGACCTGATCGAAGAACTGTTGCACTGGGGCGGCGTGTCTAAGGCAACGGCGATTCTCGATGTGGGCTGCGGCATTGGGGGCAGTTCGCTGTATCTGGCAGAAAAATTTGGGGCAGCGGCAACGGGCATTACCCTCAGTCCTGTGCAGGCGCGACGGGCGACTGAACGGGCAGCGGCGGCCGGCCTGGGCGATCGCACTCAGTTTCAGGTGGCCGATGCGCTGAAGATGCCCTTTGCCGACGGCAGGTTTGACCTGGTGTGGTCGATGGAAAGCGGTGAACATATGCCCGACAAGCTCCAGTTTTTGAAAGAGTGCCATCGCGTGCTGAAACCCGGCGGCACGTTTCTAATGGCGACCTGGTGCCACCGGCCGATTAACGAATCGCCGCTGACCCAGGAAGAGCAGGCCCACCTAGAGAAGATTTATCGCGTCTATCGGCTGCCCTATGTCATTTCGCTGGCGGAATATGAGGCGATCGCCCACAATCTAGGCTACCAAAACCTCCGCACCGCCGACTGGTCGCCCGCCGTCGCGCCTTTCTGGGACGAGGTGGTGCGCTCTGCTATCTCCCCCGCTGCTGTCGTGGGGCTATTGCGGGCCGGCTGGGGCACGATGCAGGCGGCGCTGTCGATGGGGCTGATGCAGTCGGGCTATCGGCGCGGGCTGGTGCGATTTGGCGTGCTGGCAGGCGTGAAGGAATAG
- a CDS encoding TrkH family potassium uptake protein, whose product MTVPRTICLGFLALILVGTGLLTLPISLQSGQWGDVLTALFTSTSAVCVTGLVVVDTGTYFSGFGQFCVLLLIQLGGLGYMTATTILLLLLGRRFGLRDKVALQQTLDIEELSGAVQLVKSIVALTLLIELMGAIAMFSVFSQTYSTGRSLWLALFHSVSAFNNAGFGLFPDSLISYATSVPINLIITALIILGGIGYQVMMEVFFWGRDRLKGKPNRTCFSLNFKVATSTTLALLLLGFVGFLGAEFRNPNTLGQLDAPAKFLVSWFMSVTPRTAGFNTIDYGRMTTTGLFITIALMFVGASPGSTGGGIKTTTMRILFECTRAVLRGKEEVLCYRRQIPNTLLIKAIGVVFGSVMTVILATVLITLADPSIEFTLVLFEAVSAFATVGLSTGITASVSALSKVVLIITMYVGRVGVLMLMLALLGDPKPSSINYPQENLLVG is encoded by the coding sequence ATGACTGTTCCACGCACGATTTGTCTGGGGTTTTTGGCGCTAATTCTGGTTGGCACTGGACTGTTGACGCTACCCATTTCTTTGCAGAGCGGACAATGGGGCGACGTGCTGACGGCGCTGTTCACTTCCACCTCCGCAGTCTGCGTGACGGGGTTGGTTGTGGTAGATACAGGCACGTATTTTTCTGGATTTGGGCAGTTTTGTGTGTTGCTGCTTATCCAGCTCGGCGGGCTGGGCTATATGACGGCCACCACCATTTTGCTGCTGTTGCTGGGTCGCAGGTTTGGGCTGCGCGACAAGGTGGCGCTTCAGCAGACGCTCGATATTGAAGAACTGTCTGGCGCGGTGCAGTTGGTCAAGTCGATTGTGGCGCTGACGCTGCTGATCGAGCTGATGGGGGCGATCGCCATGTTCAGCGTTTTTTCTCAAACCTACAGCACGGGGCGCAGTCTGTGGCTGGCTCTGTTTCACAGCGTCAGCGCCTTCAACAATGCCGGGTTTGGCCTATTTCCAGACAGTTTGATCAGCTACGCCACGTCAGTCCCAATTAACCTGATCATTACAGCGCTGATTATTTTGGGCGGCATTGGCTATCAGGTGATGATGGAGGTGTTTTTTTGGGGGCGCGATCGCCTCAAAGGCAAGCCCAATCGCACCTGCTTTTCGCTCAACTTCAAAGTCGCCACTAGCACCACCTTGGCATTGCTGCTACTGGGATTTGTTGGGTTTCTAGGAGCAGAGTTTCGCAATCCCAACACGCTTGGCCAGCTAGATGCTCCTGCTAAGTTTCTAGTGTCCTGGTTTATGTCCGTCACACCGCGCACCGCCGGATTCAACACCATCGACTATGGACGCATGACCACTACCGGGCTATTCATCACGATCGCGCTCATGTTTGTCGGCGCAAGCCCCGGCAGCACGGGCGGCGGCATCAAGACCACGACTATGCGGATCTTGTTTGAATGCACGCGGGCCGTGCTGCGCGGCAAAGAAGAAGTCCTTTGCTATCGCCGCCAGATTCCAAACACTCTGCTGATCAAAGCGATCGGCGTCGTGTTTGGCTCCGTGATGACGGTAATCCTCGCTACCGTGCTGATCACCCTGGCCGATCCCAGTATTGAATTTACGCTCGTCTTGTTTGAGGCGGTGTCTGCGTTTGCCACGGTGGGTCTGTCTACAGGCATCACTGCTAGCGTGTCTGCCCTGTCCAAAGTCGTGCTGATTATCACCATGTATGTCGGGCGGGTGGGCGTGCTGATGCTGATGCTGGCATTGCTGGGCGATCCCAAACCCAGCTCGATCAACTATCCCCAAGAAAACCTGCTAGTTGGTTAG
- a CDS encoding ATP-grasp domain-containing protein — protein MIVLFEGPGLGVPAELRRSLEASGAIAEILGFPVWAIATDGSGAAEALAAIPAQPQPTAAFWLAPPTTAFRYGELFAAAHAKNLHLPNTPAQHQLAQEFHRAYPLLKDLTPASIVLEQPDAVEGAIAQLGLPLVFQRSGSVAVLQDWQRALALALRSSIAKTPAQARRIAADLFNQELNQEPSQELSQEPCQPVLARQWVNLRHHHTTPAGFPLGREFRVVLYDRAILTYGYAWPGDDPGRWLSVEEEKAMFAVAFAVAERLDVPLLGVDIAQTQSGEWIALKTVDPQFVGSPQLPLVHFWQQLGITNEMIEKRSRQVVNSADASADLNLP, from the coding sequence ATGATTGTGCTGTTTGAGGGTCCAGGGCTTGGGGTGCCTGCGGAGTTGCGGCGATCGCTCGAAGCGTCGGGGGCGATCGCCGAGATTTTGGGCTTTCCGGTGTGGGCGATCGCAACGGACGGATCTGGTGCAGCCGAAGCGCTGGCCGCCATTCCAGCCCAGCCCCAGCCGACCGCCGCCTTCTGGCTTGCGCCGCCGACCACTGCCTTCCGCTATGGTGAACTGTTCGCCGCTGCCCACGCCAAGAACCTGCACCTGCCCAACACCCCCGCCCAGCACCAGCTTGCTCAAGAATTTCACCGCGCCTATCCGCTCCTAAAGGATCTGACCCCGGCCAGCATCGTGCTAGAGCAGCCAGACGCAGTTGAGGGGGCGATCGCCCAACTCGGCTTACCACTGGTCTTTCAGCGCAGCGGATCGGTGGCGGTGTTGCAAGACTGGCAGCGGGCGTTGGCGTTAGCCTTGCGGAGCAGCATCGCCAAAACGCCAGCGCAAGCACGACGCATCGCAGCAGACTTATTCAACCAGGAATTAAACCAGGAACCTAGCCAGGAACTCAGCCAGGAGCCGTGCCAGCCAGTCCTGGCCCGCCAGTGGGTTAACCTGCGCCATCACCACACCACGCCCGCCGGATTTCCCCTGGGGCGCGAGTTTCGCGTGGTGTTGTACGATCGAGCGATCCTCACCTATGGCTATGCCTGGCCAGGTGACGACCCCGGCCGCTGGCTCTCGGTCGAAGAAGAAAAAGCGATGTTTGCCGTGGCTTTTGCCGTTGCCGAACGGCTAGACGTGCCGCTGCTGGGGGTCGATATCGCCCAGACCCAGAGCGGCGAGTGGATCGCGCTAAAAACCGTCGATCCGCAGTTTGTTGGGTCGCCCCAACTTCCGCTCGTCCACTTCTGGCAGCAGTTGGGGATTACGAATGAAATGATTGAGAAACGGTCGCGCCAAGTGGTGAACTCCGCAGACGCATCGGCGGATTTGAATCTCCCCTAA
- a CDS encoding CHAT domain-containing protein: protein MSQRRRATRGMQRGRLLPEMQQWRRGWHRLLCLGLGLLTVGLCMVLPLRPGWGQAVNPAAQVQQGIDRYRQGDYLGAIALWEAVRDTYRQQPNPAHEAILTENLARARQAIGQQTDALSLWQTAGNTYRQLAAQQPDRAVDYTARWGRSLTEQAQIYNRIGQYRKAVALLCGEEPRSAKGGCGEESAVAIAQHTADHRGESAAWGSLGQAHRLMGNDDSSKAALDRALSLARTLNDRTLLAATYSNLGALKTRQAVVRYRQANSAEPLGDVQRANRLRDEGRSLDQSALQDFQQSLDLATQPTERLRALLDAIPAYDRTGNVAAAQNARQSVKALLNQLPTSQDTLLAALDWVRLLMPASPQQPIARSQCLPPAANPGVDSGANFGLNSRVNTGANSRTNPGANDDAKEMLNSVASAAERLGDRRSLSFALGELGHWHECQKEYQKALDITQDARLAAEYEYDSRYLWEWQTGRILQAQGQTTESIAAYERAIATLEIIRDDILVANRDIQFDFRDSIDPVYRELVALRLKQGKPSELLPPASTDRPDTLSRALGTLDSLKLAELQNYFGDDCVLTSRNVDLTVAQKLLTEGDRTAVISTVVLDDQTAVLLTLPNGDRQYEWINTDRQTLRDEINAYRRGLEVDFRAYDPQPAQRLYDQIIRPFEALFQQQQVETLSFVQDDILRSVPMSALHDGTQFLIQKYAIAYTPSLQLTSPVPLDRGNLRALAAGLTDASPPDSEAGGFSPLFYVSEELDAILAELPRSRTLTGSAFRLDNLAQTLFSNNFPILHIATHGIFGTEAEDTFLVTADPPENKLTLNQLDRLLRGVDPNRPVQLLSLTACTTAVGDDRAALGLAGVAAQAGVRSVLASLWFVNDAATSDLIKGFYADLKNPSLSKAKALQQAQIQLIESGGKFARPAYWAPFILVGNWL from the coding sequence ATGAGCCAACGGAGAAGGGCGACGCGCGGGATGCAGAGGGGCAGGCTCCTGCCGGAGATGCAGCAATGGCGGCGGGGCTGGCATCGGCTCCTGTGCCTGGGGCTGGGGCTGTTGACCGTGGGGCTATGCATGGTGCTGCCGCTGCGGCCGGGCTGGGGACAAGCCGTGAACCCAGCAGCCCAGGTGCAACAGGGCATTGACCGCTATCGCCAGGGGGATTATTTGGGGGCGATCGCCCTCTGGGAAGCCGTGCGCGACACCTACCGCCAGCAGCCCAACCCTGCCCACGAAGCCATCCTCACTGAAAACCTGGCCCGGGCCCGGCAGGCCATCGGGCAGCAGACCGACGCGCTGAGCCTGTGGCAAACGGCAGGGAACACCTATCGCCAGCTTGCGGCCCAGCAGCCCGATCGCGCGGTGGACTATACCGCCCGCTGGGGGCGATCGCTCACAGAGCAGGCGCAGATTTACAACCGCATAGGGCAATATCGCAAAGCCGTAGCGCTGCTGTGTGGCGAGGAACCTCGGAGTGCCAAGGGCGGCTGCGGGGAGGAAAGCGCCGTGGCGATCGCCCAGCACACCGCAGACCACCGAGGCGAGTCTGCTGCCTGGGGCAGCCTGGGGCAGGCCCATCGGCTGATGGGCAATGATGACTCGTCCAAGGCGGCGCTAGACCGGGCCCTTAGCTTAGCCAGAACGCTGAACGACCGGACGCTGTTGGCGGCGACCTACAGCAACCTAGGAGCGCTGAAAACCCGACAGGCGGTGGTGCGCTATCGGCAGGCCAATTCGGCAGAGCCGCTGGGCGACGTGCAGCGAGCCAACCGCCTGCGAGACGAGGGGCGATCGCTCGACCAGTCCGCCCTCCAGGACTTTCAGCAAAGCCTCGACCTGGCAACCCAGCCCACCGAGCGGCTGCGGGCGCTGCTGGATGCGATTCCCGCCTACGACCGCACGGGCAATGTCGCAGCAGCCCAAAATGCGCGTCAGTCCGTCAAAGCCCTGCTGAATCAGCTTCCGACCAGTCAGGATACGCTGCTGGCCGCCCTCGACTGGGTGCGCCTGCTGATGCCCGCTTCGCCCCAGCAGCCGATTGCCCGCAGCCAGTGTTTGCCCCCCGCTGCAAATCCTGGGGTGGACTCTGGAGCGAATTTTGGGCTGAATTCTAGGGTGAATACTGGTGCGAATTCCAGAACGAATCCTGGGGCGAATGATGACGCGAAAGAGATGCTGAACTCAGTCGCGAGTGCAGCCGAGAGGCTGGGCGATCGCCGTTCGCTCTCCTTTGCGCTAGGAGAACTGGGACACTGGCACGAATGTCAAAAAGAATACCAAAAAGCACTGGATATCACGCAGGATGCCCGCCTTGCCGCAGAATATGAATACGACAGCCGCTACCTCTGGGAATGGCAAACGGGACGCATTTTGCAGGCGCAAGGGCAAACAACGGAATCCATCGCGGCCTACGAGCGGGCGATCGCCACGCTAGAAATCATCCGCGACGATATCCTAGTCGCCAACCGCGATATCCAGTTCGATTTTCGAGACTCCATCGACCCGGTATATCGCGAGCTAGTGGCGCTGCGACTGAAGCAGGGCAAGCCGTCGGAGCTACTGCCGCCCGCCAGCACCGACCGTCCCGACACCCTCAGCCGCGCCCTGGGGACGCTCGATTCCCTGAAACTAGCCGAATTGCAAAACTACTTCGGAGACGACTGCGTGTTGACCTCGCGCAATGTGGATCTGACGGTGGCGCAAAAGCTGCTGACGGAGGGCGATCGCACGGCAGTCATTAGCACTGTGGTTTTGGACGATCAGACTGCCGTTTTGCTGACGCTGCCCAATGGCGATCGCCAGTACGAGTGGATCAACACCGACCGCCAAACCCTGCGCGATGAAATCAACGCCTACCGTCGCGGGCTGGAAGTGGACTTTCGCGCCTACGATCCGCAGCCTGCCCAACGGCTATATGACCAGATCATCCGCCCGTTTGAAGCGCTGTTCCAGCAGCAGCAGGTAGAAACGCTGTCCTTTGTGCAGGACGACATTTTGCGGAGTGTGCCCATGTCAGCGCTGCACGATGGTACGCAGTTTTTGATCCAGAAGTATGCGATCGCCTATACGCCCAGCCTGCAACTCACCAGCCCCGTCCCCCTCGACCGGGGAAATCTCCGCGCCCTCGCCGCCGGCCTCACCGATGCCAGCCCGCCCGACAGCGAGGCGGGTGGTTTTTCCCCACTGTTTTATGTCAGCGAAGAACTGGACGCAATTCTGGCCGAACTGCCCCGCAGCCGGACGCTAACGGGCAGCGCATTCCGGCTCGATAACCTGGCACAAACGCTGTTCTCGAACAATTTTCCGATTTTGCACATCGCCACCCACGGCATCTTTGGCACTGAGGCAGAAGACACGTTCCTGGTCACGGCTGACCCGCCCGAAAACAAGCTGACCCTCAACCAGCTTGATCGGCTCTTGCGGGGGGTCGATCCAAACCGCCCAGTGCAGTTGCTCTCGCTCACAGCCTGCACCACCGCCGTCGGCGACGACCGCGCAGCCTTGGGGCTGGCCGGTGTCGCGGCCCAGGCGGGCGTTCGCAGCGTGCTGGCCTCGCTCTGGTTTGTCAACGATGCCGCCACCTCTGACTTGATTAAAGGCTTCTATGCAGATTTGAAAAACCCAAGCTTGAGCAAAGCCAAAGCTCTACAGCAGGCGCAAATCCAGCTAATCGAGTCCGGCGGCAAGTTTGCCCGGCCGGCCTACTGGGCCCCGTTTATCTTGGTGGGGAACTGGCTGTAA
- a CDS encoding NF041680 family putative transposase: MIFNELQQFRQTLYASLGNARDALFDLMDAVLVSACIVSFVRLSQSPVFRRQWSSTYEALRDSRLPRSKVLKLLVQQIPTQQQPLLAGDASRWNRPAARRLKDRTLSGRTGHAPIAGQNYSTLAWIAEDRGSWALPLRHERITSFETPASKAAFQLKQVTRQLAVRPLAIYDRGYGNASFVNQTAGIEADLLLRVTSNRCVYGAPPAYRGRGAPAKHGHKMKLNDPDTWSVPVETVEVDDPNWGRVRVSRWSAYHFRKSPKRAMEVLRVEVLETQSSTRRLAPLWLVWLGEQMPPLETLWLHYLRRFAIEHWYRFAKQRLYWTHPQFSSVSATEQWSSLMPLLSWQLWLARKDCTDHPLPWQAPQETLTPGRVAQAFAGILAVIGTPAPAPKPRGKSPGRGKGHKPTPRPCYPMVKKRASKRKTSEQSLNSPVATAA, from the coding sequence ATGATTTTCAACGAACTTCAGCAATTTCGCCAAACGTTGTATGCCAGCTTGGGAAACGCCAGAGATGCCCTGTTTGATCTGATGGATGCCGTGTTAGTGAGTGCGTGCATCGTGTCGTTTGTGAGGCTATCGCAGAGTCCTGTCTTTCGTCGCCAGTGGTCGAGCACCTATGAAGCGTTGCGCGATAGCCGCCTACCCCGATCAAAGGTGCTGAAGCTGTTGGTGCAGCAGATACCGACTCAGCAGCAACCGTTGTTGGCAGGTGATGCGAGTCGGTGGAACCGTCCTGCTGCCAGGCGTTTGAAAGACCGCACCTTATCAGGCAGAACAGGACATGCCCCGATAGCCGGACAAAACTACAGTACCTTAGCCTGGATTGCTGAAGACAGGGGCAGTTGGGCATTACCATTGCGGCATGAGCGCATCACCAGCTTTGAAACACCCGCCAGTAAAGCGGCATTCCAACTCAAACAAGTGACTCGGCAGTTAGCGGTGCGTCCGTTGGCGATCTACGACCGAGGGTACGGCAATGCCAGTTTTGTCAACCAAACGGCAGGGATTGAGGCAGACTTGCTGCTGCGGGTTACATCCAATCGATGTGTCTATGGCGCGCCCCCAGCGTATCGAGGGCGAGGCGCACCTGCCAAGCATGGACATAAGATGAAACTCAATGACCCTGACACTTGGAGTGTCCCGGTCGAAACCGTTGAAGTCGATGATCCCAACTGGGGACGAGTGCGGGTCAGTCGTTGGAGTGCATACCATTTCCGCAAATCCCCCAAACGGGCAATGGAAGTGTTGCGCGTGGAGGTGCTGGAGACACAGAGCAGCACGCGACGCTTGGCTCCTTTGTGGTTAGTTTGGCTGGGTGAGCAGATGCCTCCGTTAGAAACCCTGTGGTTGCACTACCTCCGTCGCTTTGCCATTGAACACTGGTATCGCTTTGCCAAGCAGAGGCTATATTGGACACATCCCCAGTTCAGTTCTGTATCGGCAACCGAACAGTGGAGCAGCCTGATGCCGTTGCTCAGTTGGCAGTTGTGGTTAGCGCGAAAGGACTGTACTGACCACCCCTTGCCCTGGCAGGCACCGCAAGAAACGTTGACTCCGGGTCGGGTCGCACAAGCGTTTGCAGGCATTTTGGCAGTGATTGGCACCCCTGCTCCTGCGCCTAAACCTCGTGGTAAATCGCCAGGACGAGGCAAGGGGCACAAGCCAACTCCTCGTCCCTGCTATCCGATGGTCAAAAAACGAGCCTCGAAACGCAAGACATCCGAACAATCCCTGAACAGTCCGGTTGCAACAGCAGCTTAA